One window of the Enterobacter huaxiensis genome contains the following:
- a CDS encoding sensor domain-containing diguanylate cyclase translates to MLAIGCYVKNRYIAFSLGCVLIIGILQGLFSKLIELVPSFSPLLFPTLTIFLLVFHLLIACFMVMKYWCDRRRLYLMAIAFAFAGSAFLMVGTLSCFPAWLDHTRLNIINYNDAMIFYMFRHLLMAVLILASALLYTLRHTALSRLAHIAIITGTSLFTACILVLAWVYSSHSPLLSVDLVDNETHQFMMLWSQAINIILIVLWVVTLATLMAITRVRNLFWAGGNFLCVCYIVTLTMLALGVQAEDYAWYRARLFETVATLLIIFILLYDVFNLYRESHLKYQQSYQNSIRDPLTRLYNRSYFYDALNQALQHAKETRPVSVIVSDLDRFKRINDCYGHLQGDKVLQFVSNLLMDSVRPQDIAARIGGEEFVLMLSNTSSDAALQVAERIRLKLSSFDKASSEGQLPEPITISMGVFTAASSEITAEMCVESADKAMYEAKETGRNRVVVFR, encoded by the coding sequence ATGCTTGCGATCGGTTGTTATGTAAAAAATCGTTATATTGCGTTTAGCCTCGGCTGCGTTCTCATCATCGGGATATTACAGGGATTATTTTCAAAGCTTATTGAACTGGTTCCCTCGTTCTCGCCGCTGTTATTTCCTACGCTCACCATTTTTTTACTGGTATTTCATCTGCTAATTGCCTGCTTTATGGTAATGAAATATTGGTGTGACAGACGAAGACTGTATCTCATGGCGATTGCGTTTGCCTTTGCGGGATCGGCGTTCCTGATGGTGGGAACCTTGTCGTGTTTTCCCGCATGGCTGGATCACACTCGGCTCAACATCATCAATTATAATGATGCGATGATCTTTTATATGTTCCGCCACCTGCTAATGGCGGTACTGATCCTGGCGTCGGCATTGCTCTACACCCTGCGCCACACCGCGCTTTCGCGCCTGGCGCATATTGCTATTATCACCGGCACGTCTCTGTTTACCGCCTGCATCCTTGTGCTGGCCTGGGTATACTCCAGCCATTCGCCGCTGTTATCTGTCGACCTGGTAGATAATGAAACGCACCAGTTTATGATGCTCTGGAGCCAGGCGATTAATATCATACTGATCGTTCTGTGGGTGGTTACATTAGCCACTTTGATGGCGATTACCCGCGTACGTAATCTGTTTTGGGCTGGCGGTAATTTTTTATGCGTCTGCTATATCGTGACGCTGACAATGCTGGCGCTGGGTGTACAAGCGGAAGATTACGCCTGGTATCGTGCGCGCTTATTTGAAACCGTCGCTACCCTGCTCATTATTTTTATTCTGCTATACGACGTGTTTAATCTTTACCGTGAATCACATTTGAAATATCAGCAGTCCTATCAGAATTCGATTCGCGACCCGCTCACCCGGCTCTACAACCGCAGCTATTTTTATGACGCGTTAAACCAGGCTCTCCAGCATGCGAAAGAGACGCGTCCGGTCTCGGTTATTGTGAGCGATCTGGATCGCTTCAAGCGTATTAACGACTGCTACGGACATCTTCAGGGTGATAAGGTGCTGCAGTTCGTCTCTAATTTGCTGATGGACTCGGTGCGTCCGCAGGATATTGCGGCACGTATCGGCGGAGAGGAGTTTGTGCTGATGCTGAGCAATACCTCTTCTGACGCCGCGCTTCAGGTGGCAGAGCGCATAAGGCTCAAGCTGAGCAGCTTCGATAAAGCCAGCAGCGAGGGGCAGCTGCCGGAGCCGATTACGATCAGTATGGGCGTCTTTACCGCGGCCTCGTCGGAAATAACGGCCGAAATGTGCGTAGAAAGTGCGGATAAGGCCATGTACGAGGCAAAAGAGACCGGTCGTAACCGGGTAGTGGTTTTCCGCTAA
- the slyA gene encoding transcriptional regulator SlyA codes for MKLESPLGSDLARLVRVWRALIDHRLKPLELTQTHWVTLHNIHQLPPDQSQIQLAKAIGIEQPSLVRTLDQLEEKGLISRQTCASDRRAKRIKLTEKAAPIITEMEAVISKTRGEILSGIGPEELEMLIGLIARLEQNIHELQSRD; via the coding sequence ATGAAATTGGAATCGCCATTAGGTTCTGATCTGGCAAGGTTAGTACGCGTCTGGCGTGCTCTGATTGACCATCGCCTGAAACCTCTGGAATTGACACAGACGCATTGGGTAACGCTGCATAACATTCATCAGCTCCCGCCCGACCAGTCGCAAATTCAACTGGCAAAAGCGATCGGTATCGAGCAGCCTTCGTTGGTGCGTACGCTCGACCAGCTGGAGGAGAAGGGGCTGATCTCCCGGCAAACCTGCGCCAGCGATCGTCGCGCAAAGCGGATTAAACTCACTGAAAAAGCGGCGCCTATCATCACCGAGATGGAAGCTGTGATCAGCAAAACGCGGGGCGAGATCCTTTCAGGGATCGGCCCTGAAGAGCTTGAAATGCTCATCGGACTGATTGCTCGCCTTGAGCAAAATATCCACGAACTGCAGTCACGCGATTGA
- a CDS encoding DUF1656 domain-containing protein, with the protein MTFSLSSAGLPLQDLIVGASVYFPPLFKAVLLGFLIWLVAHRLLRDWMYSGEIWHPMLMDLSLFALSVCLGLAVLIVW; encoded by the coding sequence GTGACGTTCTCCTTAAGCTCCGCGGGGTTACCCCTTCAGGACCTGATTGTTGGTGCATCAGTCTATTTCCCTCCTCTGTTTAAAGCTGTCCTGCTGGGCTTTTTGATCTGGCTGGTCGCGCATCGCCTGCTTCGCGACTGGATGTACTCCGGCGAAATCTGGCATCCCATGTTAATGGACCTCTCGCTGTTTGCACTTTCCGTGTGTCTTGGCCTTGCCGTGTTGATTGTGTGGTGA
- a CDS encoding efflux RND transporter periplasmic adaptor subunit, with amino-acid sequence MSLKTLKYFSTLIVLALALIAGWWLWNFYMQSPWTRDGKIRAEQVSITPQVSGSITTLLVKDNQFVKKGDVLFHIDETPYHIAILNAQAQLAKAQSDLAKANNEANRRRHLSQNYISAEDLDTANINVKAMQASVHVAEAALKQAQWELTQTVVAAPVDGWVTNLSARVGNYATTGQPVFALVDSHSFYVVGYFEETKLRHIQEGAPATITLYSGSQRLQGHVSSIGRAIYDQSVETDSGLVPDIKPNVPWVRLAQRVPVRVEFDTLPDNITLVSGTTCTVSIGTR; translated from the coding sequence ATGTCTCTGAAAACGCTTAAATACTTTTCCACCCTTATCGTACTGGCCCTGGCGCTGATCGCTGGCTGGTGGCTGTGGAATTTTTACATGCAGTCGCCCTGGACGCGTGATGGCAAAATCCGCGCGGAACAGGTCAGTATTACCCCGCAGGTTTCCGGCAGTATCACGACGCTTCTTGTTAAGGATAACCAGTTCGTTAAAAAGGGTGATGTTTTATTCCACATCGACGAGACGCCCTACCACATCGCTATCCTCAACGCCCAGGCGCAGCTGGCGAAAGCCCAGTCTGATTTAGCCAAAGCCAACAACGAAGCGAACCGTCGCCGCCATCTCTCGCAGAATTACATTTCAGCCGAAGATTTAGACACGGCCAACATCAACGTGAAGGCTATGCAGGCCAGCGTGCATGTGGCTGAGGCCGCGCTTAAGCAGGCGCAGTGGGAGCTTACGCAGACGGTAGTCGCGGCGCCGGTGGACGGATGGGTAACCAATCTTTCTGCCCGCGTGGGCAACTACGCCACCACCGGGCAACCTGTTTTCGCCCTGGTCGACAGCCACTCCTTCTATGTTGTGGGGTATTTCGAAGAGACCAAACTCCGACATATTCAGGAAGGCGCGCCCGCAACCATTACCCTCTACAGCGGCTCGCAAAGGTTACAGGGTCACGTATCCAGCATTGGCCGCGCGATATACGATCAGAGCGTCGAGACGGATTCCGGGCTGGTGCCGGACATCAAGCCCAACGTGCCCTGGGTGCGCCTGGCTCAGCGCGTACCGGTCCGCGTAGAGTTCGACACCTTGCCGGACAATATCACGCTGGTGTCGGGCACCACCTGCACCGTCTCTATCGGGACGCGATAA
- a CDS encoding FUSC family protein, giving the protein MNLQAFSWRNTPWIKATRPQWRYALRNGIAMCLALTVAYYLNLDEPYWAMTSAAVVSFPTVGGVISKSLGRVAGSLLGATAALIIAGHTLNDPWLFLLSMAAWLGFCTWACAHFTNNVAYAFQLAGYTAAIIAFPVVNVLDTTELWDIAQARVCEVIVGILSGGVMMMILPSTSDGTALIAALKTMHTRLLEHASLLWQPDISDDIRVAHEKVIGQILTMNLLRIQAFWSHYRFRRQNALLNYLLHQQLRMTSAISSLRRMLLNWPSPPEDTRAVIETLLAALAKPDADMYTVARIIAPLAPTDEYDYRHRAFWQRLNYFCRLYLRSSRWIKAVENATPITEFTVPSSPALARHTDYMEALWSGFRTFSALMLVGAWSITTQWESGSAALTLAAISCVLYSVVASPFNSLTLLLRTLVLLSLFSFVVKFGLMVQVSDLWQFLLFLFPLLTTMQLLKLQMPKLAGLWGQLIVFMGSFISVTNPPVYDYADFLNDNLAKILGVGLAWLAFAVLRPGSDARKSRRHIRELRRGFVDQLSRKPHLRESEYESLVYHHVSQLNNSQDSLSRRWLLRWGVVLLNCSHVVWQLRAWETRSDPLSQVRDVCIALLRDVMSERGVQQRPLSLTLAELQRICDTLARHHLPAARDLASIIWRLHCSLSQLEQAPPPGTIGGQITPQA; this is encoded by the coding sequence ATGAACCTGCAGGCTTTCTCCTGGCGCAACACGCCGTGGATTAAAGCGACGCGCCCGCAGTGGCGCTATGCGCTGCGTAACGGCATCGCGATGTGCCTTGCGCTCACGGTTGCCTATTATCTGAATCTGGACGAGCCCTACTGGGCAATGACGTCTGCGGCAGTGGTGAGCTTCCCCACCGTTGGGGGAGTGATCAGCAAAAGCCTGGGCCGCGTGGCAGGAAGCCTGCTGGGTGCCACCGCCGCGTTAATCATCGCCGGCCATACCCTGAACGACCCGTGGCTGTTTTTACTGAGCATGGCGGCGTGGCTGGGGTTTTGCACCTGGGCCTGCGCCCATTTTACCAACAACGTCGCTTACGCCTTTCAGCTGGCCGGGTATACCGCCGCTATCATCGCCTTTCCGGTCGTCAACGTGCTGGATACCACGGAGCTGTGGGATATTGCCCAGGCGCGCGTGTGCGAAGTGATTGTCGGTATCCTCAGCGGGGGCGTGATGATGATGATCCTCCCCAGCACCTCCGACGGCACCGCGCTGATCGCAGCGTTAAAAACCATGCATACCCGCCTGCTGGAACACGCGAGCCTGCTCTGGCAACCCGACATCAGCGACGACATCCGCGTGGCGCATGAAAAAGTGATTGGCCAGATCCTGACCATGAATTTGCTGCGCATTCAGGCCTTCTGGAGCCACTACCGTTTCCGTCGCCAGAACGCGCTGCTGAACTACCTGCTGCATCAGCAGCTGCGCATGACCAGCGCCATCTCCAGCCTGCGCCGGATGTTGCTTAACTGGCCGTCGCCGCCGGAAGATACCCGCGCCGTGATTGAAACGCTGCTCGCGGCGCTGGCAAAACCCGATGCCGATATGTACACCGTAGCGCGTATTATCGCCCCGCTGGCCCCAACGGATGAGTATGACTACCGGCACCGCGCATTCTGGCAGCGTCTGAACTATTTTTGCCGCTTATATTTGCGCAGCAGCCGGTGGATAAAAGCCGTCGAAAACGCCACGCCGATAACCGAGTTCACCGTACCCAGCAGCCCGGCGCTGGCGCGTCATACTGACTACATGGAAGCGCTGTGGAGCGGTTTTCGCACCTTCTCCGCCCTCATGCTGGTTGGCGCCTGGAGTATTACCACGCAGTGGGAGTCCGGCAGCGCCGCGTTAACCCTGGCCGCCATCAGCTGCGTTCTGTACTCCGTTGTTGCCTCCCCCTTTAACTCCCTGACGCTGCTGCTGCGCACGCTGGTGCTGCTTTCGCTGTTTAGCTTTGTCGTGAAGTTTGGGCTGATGGTGCAAGTCAGCGACCTATGGCAGTTCCTGCTGTTTCTCTTTCCCCTCTTAACCACCATGCAGCTGCTGAAGCTGCAGATGCCTAAGCTGGCCGGCCTGTGGGGGCAGCTCATCGTGTTTATGGGCTCGTTTATCTCGGTCACCAATCCGCCGGTGTATGATTACGCGGATTTTCTTAACGACAATCTGGCGAAGATCCTCGGCGTGGGGCTTGCGTGGCTGGCCTTCGCGGTGCTTCGCCCGGGTTCGGATGCCCGTAAAAGCCGCCGTCATATTCGCGAGCTGCGCCGAGGGTTTGTCGATCAGCTCAGCCGGAAGCCCCACCTGCGCGAGAGCGAATATGAATCGCTGGTGTATCACCATGTCAGCCAGCTGAATAACAGCCAGGACTCTCTTTCCCGCCGCTGGCTATTGCGCTGGGGCGTGGTGCTGCTGAACTGTTCACATGTCGTCTGGCAGCTGCGCGCGTGGGAGACGCGTTCTGACCCGCTTTCGCAGGTCCGCGATGTTTGCATTGCCCTGCTGCGGGATGTGATGAGCGAGCGCGGTGTTCAGCAGCGTCCGCTCAGCCTGACGCTCGCCGAGCTTCAGCGCATTTGCGATACACTCGCCCGGCATCATTTACCGGCAGCGCGGGATTTAGCCTCGATAATATGGCGGCTGCACTGCTCGCTATCACAGCTCGAGCAGGCCCCGCCGCCGGGAACGATTGGGGGTCAGATAACCCCGCAGGCGTAG
- the sodC gene encoding superoxide dismutase [Cu-Zn] SodC has translation MKRFALAVVTLVVCAGAQAASDEVELNLVTSQGVGQSIGTVKITETDKGLEFAPNLKALPPGEHGFHVHAKGSCQPALKEGKASAAEAAGGHLDPQHSGKHEGPDGMGHLGDLPVLVVNNDGKATDPVVAPRLKKLDEVKGKALMVHVGGDNMSDRPKPLGGGGARYACGVI, from the coding sequence ATGAAGCGTTTTGCTCTGGCAGTCGTTACGCTGGTTGTTTGCGCAGGGGCGCAGGCAGCCAGCGACGAAGTGGAACTGAATCTCGTCACCTCACAGGGTGTAGGCCAGTCCATCGGAACGGTGAAAATCACCGAAACCGATAAGGGGCTGGAGTTTGCGCCTAATCTCAAAGCCCTTCCTCCCGGCGAGCATGGATTCCATGTGCATGCCAAAGGCAGCTGTCAGCCCGCTCTGAAAGAGGGTAAAGCCTCGGCGGCAGAGGCCGCAGGCGGCCACCTCGACCCGCAGCATTCAGGTAAACATGAAGGGCCTGACGGCATGGGTCACCTTGGCGACCTGCCGGTGCTGGTGGTCAACAACGACGGCAAAGCCACGGACCCGGTTGTCGCCCCACGGTTGAAAAAGCTGGATGAGGTCAAAGGCAAAGCGCTGATGGTCCACGTCGGCGGCGATAACATGTCCGATCGGCCCAAACCGCTTGGCGGCGGCGGGGCACGCTACGCCTGCGGGGTTATCTGA
- a CDS encoding aldo/keto reductase, which produces MVQRITLAPQGPEFSRFVMGYWRLMDWNMSPLQLASFIEEHLDLGITTVDHADIYGGYQCEAAFGEALKLNPALRQRMEIVTKCGIATTAKPEHALGHYITDSAHIVKSAEQSLVNLATDYIDLLLIHRPDPLMNADDVAEAFLNLHQSGKVRHFGVSNFTPAQFALLQSRLPFTLATNQVEISPVHQPLLLDGTLDQLQQLRIRPMAWSCLGGGRLFNDDEFQPLRDELETISRELNAESIEQVVYAWILRLPSQPLPIIGSGKIERVRSALAAEELQMTRQQWFRIRKAALGYDVP; this is translated from the coding sequence ATGGTTCAGCGTATTACCCTTGCCCCCCAGGGCCCGGAATTCTCCCGTTTTGTGATGGGCTACTGGCGTCTGATGGACTGGAATATGTCCCCCCTTCAGCTCGCGAGCTTTATTGAAGAGCATCTCGATTTAGGCATTACCACGGTCGATCATGCTGATATCTACGGCGGCTATCAGTGCGAAGCCGCATTTGGTGAAGCATTGAAGCTGAATCCGGCGCTTCGTCAGCGTATGGAGATCGTGACCAAGTGCGGGATTGCGACCACCGCGAAACCTGAACACGCTCTCGGTCATTACATCACCGACAGCGCGCACATCGTGAAAAGCGCTGAGCAATCGCTGGTAAATCTGGCGACGGACTATATCGACCTGCTGCTGATCCACCGTCCCGATCCGCTGATGAACGCCGACGACGTGGCGGAGGCGTTCCTGAATCTCCACCAGAGCGGCAAGGTCCGTCATTTCGGCGTGTCTAACTTCACTCCGGCGCAGTTTGCGCTTCTCCAGTCCCGCCTGCCGTTTACGCTGGCGACAAATCAGGTCGAAATCTCTCCGGTTCACCAGCCTCTGCTGCTGGACGGCACGCTCGATCAGCTCCAGCAGCTGCGCATTCGTCCTATGGCATGGTCGTGCCTGGGCGGTGGCCGTCTGTTTAACGATGATGAGTTCCAGCCGTTACGCGATGAGCTTGAAACCATTTCCCGCGAGCTCAACGCTGAGAGCATTGAACAGGTGGTGTACGCGTGGATCCTGCGCCTGCCATCCCAGCCGCTGCCGATTATTGGCTCCGGTAAAATTGAGCGCGTGCGTTCCGCGCTGGCAGCGGAAGAGCTGCAGATGACCCGCCAGCAGTGGTTCCGCATCCGTAAAGCCGCGCTGGGCTACGACGTACCTTAA
- a CDS encoding DUF1289 domain-containing protein, whose protein sequence is MEVCVAEQLEFFPIQSPCRGICQVDERGYCRGCMRTRDERFNWQNFSDTQKQDVIRLCRQRLLRKIRANKAGETEEPQQPSLF, encoded by the coding sequence ATGGAGGTGTGTGTGGCAGAGCAACTGGAGTTTTTCCCCATCCAGAGCCCGTGCCGGGGTATTTGTCAGGTGGATGAGCGTGGATATTGTCGAGGATGTATGCGCACCCGCGACGAGCGATTTAACTGGCAAAACTTTAGCGATACCCAAAAGCAGGACGTCATTCGCCTCTGCCGGCAGCGTCTGCTGCGTAAAATTCGCGCAAACAAAGCGGGGGAAACCGAAGAACCGCAGCAACCTTCACTGTTTTAG
- the eptA gene encoding phosphoethanolamine transferase EptA, producing the protein MWFAKKLQCNDIKFTLGCALFFTVLNALFIQRSWAIIAPAQLHDILFAASVPLVLFCGWVIIFSVLNIPYLRKPLLILLTMGCAGATYFMYTYGAVIDQNMIVNVFETNSQEATALVTPQMLVWIAVAGLLPSFVLALTRIRTGKWWYALLMRFAAMLGALLVIILVAAVFYKDYASLFRNNKSIVKMVTPANYVSAVVKYSKMRWFAGDQTLVRIGEDAHKGPVITGQQKKTVLVLVVGEASRAANYSLNGYNRETNPELKKQDVINFPQASSCGTETAVSVPCMFSGMPRKKYDADLARHQEGLLDVLGHAGINLLWRDNDGGCKGACDRVPHTDMTQWKLDQFCKDKSCIDDVNLYRLDNVLDGLKQDTVLVIHLMGSHGPAYYNRYPGAFRQFTPTCDTNEIQDCDHQALINTYDNTILYTDSVVSKTIDALKARQASMNTALIYLSDHGESLGESGIYLHGTPYMLAPEQQTHIPFMVWLSQDYAKNYGVNAQCLRDSAAKNAVSQDNLFSTVLGMMDVKSGVYQQQMDILNACRHETRLQ; encoded by the coding sequence ATGTGGTTTGCTAAAAAGTTACAGTGTAACGATATTAAATTCACTCTGGGCTGCGCGCTCTTCTTCACCGTACTCAACGCGCTCTTTATTCAGCGCAGCTGGGCCATAATTGCGCCAGCGCAGCTGCATGACATCTTATTCGCCGCTTCCGTGCCGCTGGTGTTGTTCTGCGGCTGGGTCATTATCTTTAGCGTGCTCAATATCCCGTACCTTCGTAAACCACTGCTGATCCTGTTAACCATGGGATGCGCGGGAGCGACGTACTTTATGTATACCTACGGCGCGGTTATCGATCAGAACATGATCGTAAACGTGTTCGAAACGAACTCTCAGGAAGCTACCGCGCTGGTCACGCCGCAGATGCTCGTGTGGATTGCCGTAGCAGGCCTGCTCCCCTCCTTTGTGCTGGCCTTGACCCGCATTCGTACCGGTAAATGGTGGTATGCCCTGCTGATGCGTTTTGCCGCGATGCTCGGCGCGCTTCTGGTGATTATTTTAGTCGCCGCGGTGTTCTATAAGGATTACGCCTCGCTGTTTCGCAACAATAAAAGCATCGTCAAGATGGTTACCCCGGCGAACTACGTCAGCGCGGTGGTCAAATACAGTAAGATGCGCTGGTTTGCCGGCGACCAAACTCTGGTTCGCATTGGCGAAGATGCCCATAAAGGCCCCGTGATTACCGGGCAGCAAAAGAAGACCGTTCTGGTGCTGGTTGTCGGAGAAGCCTCGCGCGCGGCAAACTACTCGCTCAACGGGTATAACCGTGAAACAAACCCAGAACTGAAAAAACAGGATGTCATTAACTTCCCGCAGGCTTCTTCCTGTGGGACGGAAACCGCAGTGTCGGTTCCCTGCATGTTCTCCGGGATGCCGCGTAAAAAATACGATGCTGACCTGGCGCGTCATCAGGAGGGATTACTTGACGTGCTGGGCCACGCCGGCATCAACCTGCTGTGGCGCGACAACGACGGCGGCTGTAAAGGAGCCTGTGACCGCGTACCGCACACGGACATGACCCAGTGGAAACTGGATCAGTTCTGCAAAGACAAGTCCTGCATTGATGATGTGAATCTCTATCGTCTGGATAACGTACTGGACGGACTGAAGCAGGATACCGTGCTGGTTATCCACCTGATGGGCAGCCACGGTCCGGCCTACTACAACCGTTATCCCGGCGCGTTCCGCCAGTTCACGCCGACCTGTGATACCAACGAAATTCAGGATTGCGATCATCAGGCGCTGATTAACACCTATGACAACACCATCCTGTACACGGACAGCGTGGTCAGTAAAACGATCGACGCGCTGAAGGCTCGCCAGGCAAGCATGAATACGGCGCTGATCTACCTCTCAGATCACGGTGAATCGCTGGGTGAAAGCGGAATTTACCTTCACGGTACGCCGTATATGCTGGCACCAGAGCAGCAAACGCACATTCCGTTTATGGTCTGGCTGTCACAGGACTATGCGAAAAACTATGGCGTTAACGCGCAGTGTCTGCGCGACAGTGCGGCAAAAAATGCGGTTTCACAAGACAATCTGTTCTCCACGGTACTGGGCATGATGGATGTTAAATCAGGGGTTTATCAGCAGCAGATGGATATTTTAAACGCATGTCGTCACGAAACGCGCTTGCAATAG
- a CDS encoding TetR/AcrR family transcriptional regulator, with the protein MSRNTEHDTREHLLATGERLCMHRGFTGMGLSELLKTAEVPKGSFYHYFRSKEAFGVAMLERHYASYHQRLATHFASGEGNYRDRVLNYYQETLTQFCQQGIISGCLTVKLSAEVCDLSEDMRTAMDKGATGVIALLAKALEKGRDEKTLAFTGEPLTQAQVLYALWLGANLQAKISRSAVPLESALAHVKSSITAPGV; encoded by the coding sequence ATGAGCAGAAATACTGAACACGATACGCGCGAACATTTACTGGCGACCGGCGAGCGTCTTTGCATGCACCGCGGTTTCACCGGTATGGGGCTGAGCGAGTTACTCAAAACCGCCGAGGTGCCGAAGGGGTCGTTTTACCACTACTTCCGCTCCAAAGAGGCGTTTGGCGTGGCGATGCTGGAGCGGCACTATGCCAGCTACCATCAGCGCCTGGCCACCCACTTCGCCAGCGGTGAAGGTAACTATCGCGATCGCGTTCTGAATTACTATCAGGAAACGCTGACACAGTTCTGTCAGCAGGGCATCATCAGCGGTTGCCTGACGGTAAAGCTCTCTGCCGAAGTGTGCGATCTTTCCGAAGATATGCGCACGGCGATGGATAAAGGTGCCACCGGCGTGATCGCCCTTCTGGCGAAGGCGCTGGAGAAAGGCCGTGATGAAAAAACGCTGGCCTTCACCGGCGAACCGTTAACGCAGGCGCAGGTATTGTATGCCCTCTGGCTGGGCGCCAACCTGCAGGCCAAGATTTCTCGCAGTGCCGTGCCGCTCGAAAGCGCGCTGGCACATGTGAAAAGCAGTATTACAGCGCCTGGCGTGTAG
- a CDS encoding alkene reductase produces MSAEKLFTPLKVGAVTAPNRVFMAPLTRLRSIEPGDIPTPLMGEYYRQRASSGLIISEATQISAQAKGYAGAPGLHSPEQIAAWKKITAGVHAEDGRIAVQLWHTGRISHSSIQPGGQAPVSASALSANTRTSLRDENGQAIRVDTSMPRALELDEIPGIVNDFRQAVANAREAGFDMVELHSAHGYLLHQFLSPSSNHRTDQYGGSVENRARLVLEVVDAVCKEWSADRIGIRVSPIGSFQNVDNGPNEEADALYLIEELAKRGIAYLHMSEPDWAGGQPYTESFRQKVRERFHGAIIGAGAYTPEKAEDLIGKGLIDAVAFGRDYIANPDLVARLQKKAELNPQRPESFYGGGAEGYTDYPSL; encoded by the coding sequence ATGTCCGCTGAAAAGTTATTTACCCCACTGAAAGTGGGTGCCGTTACCGCACCAAACCGCGTGTTTATGGCTCCACTCACCCGTCTGCGCAGCATTGAACCGGGTGACATCCCTACCCCTCTGATGGGTGAATATTACCGTCAGCGCGCCAGCTCTGGTCTGATTATCTCTGAGGCCACGCAGATTTCCGCCCAGGCGAAAGGCTATGCGGGTGCGCCTGGCCTGCACAGCCCGGAACAGATCGCCGCGTGGAAGAAAATCACCGCTGGCGTGCACGCTGAAGATGGCCGCATTGCGGTGCAGCTGTGGCATACCGGCCGTATTTCTCACAGCAGCATTCAGCCTGGCGGCCAGGCGCCGGTCTCCGCCTCTGCCCTGAGCGCGAACACCCGCACCTCTCTGCGTGACGAGAACGGCCAGGCTATTCGCGTTGATACCTCCATGCCGCGCGCGCTGGAGCTGGACGAGATCCCGGGCATCGTCAACGATTTCCGTCAGGCCGTTGCCAACGCCCGTGAAGCCGGTTTTGACATGGTAGAGCTGCACTCTGCGCACGGTTACCTGCTGCACCAGTTCCTGTCACCGTCCTCCAACCATCGTACCGACCAGTACGGCGGCAGCGTTGAAAACCGCGCGCGTCTGGTGCTGGAAGTGGTGGATGCAGTATGTAAAGAGTGGAGCGCAGACCGTATTGGTATTCGCGTCTCTCCGATCGGTTCTTTCCAGAACGTCGACAACGGCCCGAACGAAGAAGCCGATGCTCTGTATCTGATCGAAGAGCTGGCGAAACGCGGTATCGCCTATCTGCACATGTCCGAGCCGGACTGGGCCGGCGGCCAGCCTTACACCGAATCCTTCCGTCAGAAAGTGCGCGAGCGCTTCCACGGCGCGATCATCGGCGCGGGCGCCTACACGCCGGAGAAAGCGGAAGATCTGATCGGTAAAGGCCTGATCGACGCGGTCGCCTTCGGTCGCGATTACATCGCTAACCCGGACCTCGTTGCGCGTCTGCAGAAGAAAGCCGAGCTGAACCCGCAGCGCCCTGAAAGCTTCTATGGCGGCGGCGCAGAAGGCTACACCGACTATCCTTCTCTGTAA
- the gloA gene encoding lactoylglutathione lyase, protein MRLLHTMLRVGDLQRSVDFYTNVLGMTLLRTSENPEYKYSLAFVGYGPESDEAVIELTYNWGVESYELGTAYGHIALEVDNAAEACERIRSNGGNVTREAGPVKGGTTVIAFVEDPDGYKIELIEAKDAGRGLGN, encoded by the coding sequence ATGCGCCTACTTCACACCATGCTGCGCGTTGGCGACCTGCAGCGTTCTGTCGATTTCTACACTAACGTTCTGGGTATGACGCTGCTGCGCACCAGCGAAAACCCGGAATATAAATATTCCCTGGCGTTCGTCGGTTACGGCCCGGAATCTGATGAAGCGGTCATTGAGCTGACCTATAACTGGGGCGTAGAAAGCTACGAGCTGGGAACCGCGTACGGCCATATCGCGCTGGAAGTGGATAACGCAGCTGAAGCCTGCGAACGTATCCGCAGCAACGGCGGTAACGTGACCCGCGAAGCTGGTCCGGTAAAAGGCGGCACCACGGTGATTGCCTTTGTTGAAGATCCCGACGGTTACAAAATCGAGCTGATCGAAGCCAAAGATGCCGGTCGCGGCCTGGGCAACTGA